The following are encoded together in the Candidatus Bandiella woodruffii genome:
- a CDS encoding IS630 family transposase codes for MAVTSHLEAITFTKKSFKVVTTDNLKVNGDCIIEFLKKLEQENQDKNKIYLICDNAGYHRSGKVKAYLENSKIELIFLPPYSPNLNPIERLWKFMHSIVTNNRFYPDFEAFSNSLHDFFDKIPKYKEKMRTLITDNFQTITTNHFANSSS; via the coding sequence ATGGCAGTCACTTCACACCTCGAAGCCATCACTTTTACCAAAAAAAGTTTTAAGGTAGTAACCACAGATAATCTCAAGGTTAACGGTGATTGCATAATTGAATTTCTGAAGAAACTGGAACAAGAAAACCAAGATAAAAACAAAATATACCTAATCTGTGACAATGCTGGTTACCATAGGTCTGGAAAAGTTAAAGCGTATCTAGAAAATAGCAAGATAGAGTTGATATTTTTACCACCATACAGCCCCAATCTCAACCCTATAGAACGATTATGGAAGTTTATGCACTCTATTGTCACCAATAACAGATTTTATCCTGATTTTGAGGCTTTTAGCAACTCATTACATGATTTCTTTGACAAAATTCCTAAGTATAAGGAAAAGATGCGAACTTTAATAACAGATAATTTTCA
- a CDS encoding NACHT domain-containing protein encodes MQTTKHTRESITESKAIEAGAKGEVTELTRKLQVIYKAQDVLPKLIEDASIPEQKMDEYYVKLQIIMEDKTADEARLPIELQDMFNPAGKQGAVGRVLVHGVAGVGKTTFLNHIAYEWGKGRVFGDKFDYVFKVRLKSLLDESLCDELDTHDTKDKLAAFIQRCIEQQQVEQQYKEGATSTTTDAPMFTDISIAEIKAADKTRTVLLLDGYDEIEHLNRGTHVVRELLNKIFDYPNVVLTSRPNAVSSSLENRFERKIENIGLGYDGVDQYIDKYFSKQAESLNGEIDGFMSTHPTATKVMLLRHYEKQRDARSADIRAHLESVDGGRDLDESLADFKVHITKYHQELKDSLFAIYKANPILRETLTTPINTAMICLVSSDLEVMAKFKGYFNTGELYEGVVVWLGKRYLHKFQKDDLEDLNFERILNLDELKVLKTAAHDKFIINKLMIPGNDIDRLAHEVNNKLGIRQLNKFGLLKAETGKIGLAVEMMLYGTPEDGEIKPGKLYLYLEGKQLWYSILGRAGVERNLLDGEESLKSILDSIKNAITKKQRQLAEPELQALSKFGASKGYAVYSDAKDAKSPKLTETDEVKEAKDLIHRNHFFIHLSFQEYLTAYLLKEKLMGDLKPGVTESAHREAIMVADFIAEHRNEARYLMTLKFLSGLVTKEESEVLVTRFWEAMTCNVDGVLELGADRKVTLLMHLLAQARREGELDARIPNLKKIVGFIDSVVLKDLLNWEETIKLSGYLSSNMKDSLLHMLEGDLDYPTSLRDKIEEGTFSPKAKSPRTAKETTVPEVIVAKTSAAISMVAALSNKFDARKIFDLLKTKYLAEGCNWHITKAALNAMAEFAKPLAPLPKEEVISLNHQLIDKYLNNNDLRDVAVSTMGVVVGLSNDISQVSDKMLDRLIAFLRDKEKADYRVLDSVVMRFVV; translated from the coding sequence ATGCAAACAACAAAACACACGAGAGAATCAATAACCGAATCAAAGGCTATAGAAGCTGGTGCTAAGGGTGAGGTGACAGAACTGACCAGAAAACTGCAGGTGATCTATAAAGCGCAGGACGTGTTGCCGAAGTTGATTGAGGATGCATCGATCCCAGAGCAAAAGATGGACGAATACTACGTCAAGCTGCAGATTATCATGGAGGATAAAACCGCAGATGAGGCGAGGCTGCCGATTGAACTGCAAGATATGTTCAATCCTGCCGGCAAACAAGGAGCAGTGGGCAGAGTGTTGGTACATGGGGTTGCAGGGGTTGGTAAGACGACGTTCTTAAACCACATTGCCTATGAGTGGGGCAAGGGCAGAGTGTTTGGTGATAAGTTTGATTATGTGTTTAAGGTAAGGCTTAAGAGCCTGCTTGATGAGAGTCTGTGCGATGAGCTGGACACCCACGATACTAAAGATAAGCTGGCAGCATTCATCCAACGTTGCATAGAGCAGCAACAGGTGGAGCAGCAGTATAAGGAAGGAGCAACCAGTACCACAACTGATGCCCCAATGTTCACCGATATCAGTATCGCAGAAATAAAAGCAGCAGATAAAACCAGGACAGTGTTGTTACTTGATGGTTATGACGAGATTGAGCATCTGAATAGAGGGACACATGTTGTGCGTGAGCTCCTCAACAAGATTTTTGATTACCCGAATGTGGTGCTGACCTCAAGGCCCAATGCGGTGTCCTCCAGCTTGGAGAATAGGTTTGAGCGTAAGATTGAGAACATCGGGCTTGGATATGACGGGGTGGACCAGTATATAGACAAGTACTTCAGCAAACAGGCTGAGAGCCTGAACGGGGAGATTGATGGGTTTATGAGCACCCATCCAACTGCCACTAAAGTGATGTTGCTAAGGCATTACGAGAAACAGCGTGACGCAAGGAGTGCGGATATCAGAGCGCACCTGGAGAGCGTTGATGGTGGGAGAGATTTGGACGAAAGCCTGGCTGACTTCAAAGTTCACATCACCAAGTACCACCAAGAGCTTAAAGATTCGTTATTTGCGATATATAAGGCTAACCCAATACTGAGAGAAACCCTCACCACCCCAATTAACACTGCGATGATCTGCTTGGTGAGCTCAGACTTGGAGGTGATGGCGAAGTTTAAGGGATATTTCAATACCGGGGAGTTATATGAGGGAGTGGTGGTATGGCTTGGGAAGAGATATTTGCATAAGTTTCAGAAGGACGATTTAGAGGACTTGAACTTTGAGCGCATATTGAATTTGGATGAGCTGAAGGTATTAAAAACTGCAGCGCATGATAAGTTCATCATCAATAAGCTGATGATCCCTGGGAATGACATAGACAGGCTTGCTCACGAGGTGAACAACAAACTTGGAATCAGGCAGTTGAATAAGTTCGGTTTACTTAAAGCAGAGACTGGTAAGATTGGCTTGGCGGTTGAGATGATGCTCTATGGTACTCCTGAGGATGGAGAGATCAAGCCAGGAAAACTATACCTCTATCTGGAAGGCAAACAACTGTGGTATAGCATACTTGGCAGAGCCGGGGTTGAGAGGAACCTGCTTGATGGTGAAGAAAGCTTAAAATCCATACTTGATTCCATCAAAAATGCTATCACCAAGAAACAAAGGCAGCTGGCAGAGCCAGAGTTGCAGGCATTGTCTAAGTTTGGTGCAAGCAAGGGATATGCAGTGTATAGCGATGCGAAGGATGCCAAAAGCCCAAAATTAACCGAGACGGATGAGGTGAAAGAGGCCAAAGACTTAATCCACCGCAATCACTTCTTTATCCACTTAAGCTTCCAGGAGTACCTGACGGCCTATTTACTGAAAGAGAAGTTGATGGGGGATTTAAAACCAGGTGTAACCGAATCAGCCCACAGGGAGGCGATTATGGTAGCGGACTTCATTGCAGAGCATCGGAACGAGGCCAGGTATCTGATGACGCTGAAGTTTCTCTCAGGGTTGGTCACCAAAGAGGAGAGCGAGGTTTTGGTCACCAGGTTCTGGGAAGCGATGACCTGTAATGTGGATGGTGTATTAGAACTTGGGGCTGACAGGAAGGTGACGCTATTGATGCATTTGCTAGCCCAAGCACGGAGGGAGGGAGAGTTAGATGCCAGAATCCCAAACCTTAAGAAGATTGTTGGTTTTATTGACTCTGTCGTACTCAAAGACTTATTGAATTGGGAGGAGACAATTAAGTTGAGTGGCTACTTATCATCAAATATGAAAGACAGCCTGCTGCATATGCTGGAGGGGGATTTGGATTATCCAACTAGCTTACGGGATAAGATTGAGGAGGGGACGTTCTCACCAAAGGCAAAATCTCCACGTACTGCAAAAGAAACAACGGTACCAGAAGTGATTGTGGCAAAGACAAGTGCAGCAATATCGATGGTGGCAGCCCTGTCCAATAAATTTGATGCAAGAAAGATATTTGATTTGCTTAAGACTAAATATTTAGCCGAGGGATGTAACTGGCATATCACCAAAGCTGCCCTCAATGCCATGGCGGAATTTGCAAAGCCCCTCGCCCCACTGCCCAAGGAAGAAGTAATCAGCCTAAACCATCAATTGATTGATAAGTACTTAAACAATAATGATTTAAGAGATGTAGCAGTAAGTACTATGGGGGTTGTTGTTGGATTGAGTAATGATATATCGCAGGTATCAGACAAGATGCTAGACAGACTAATTGCGTTTCTGAGGGATAAGGAGAAGGCAGACTATAGAGTGCTAGATAGTGTCGTCATGAGATTTGTGGTATAA
- a CDS encoding IS5 family transposase (programmed frameshift), whose protein sequence is MDLGLHRHDITDNMWDLIKDHLPGREGTWGGLAHNNRRFINAVFWILRTGSPWRDLPSEYGGWKNTHKRFCRWRDKRIWEALLEIFVKEPDMEWLMIDASHSKVHPHASGAKGGNQDMSRTKGGFNTKIHLAVDSHGMPLKVIITKGSEADCKQAVNLIEEMKAEYLLADRGYDANYIIDHAQELGMRVVIPPKKNRITQRKYNKDLYKIRHIVENTFLHLKRWRGIATRYAKNSASFLAAIQIRCLSLWLKIS, encoded by the exons ATGGATTTAGGGCTACATAGGCATGATATAACAGATAATATGTGGGATTTGATAAAGGATCATTTGCCAGGAAGGGAGGGTACGTGGGGAGGTTTGGCACATAATAACAGAAGATTCATTAACGCAGTATTTTGGATATTAAGAACAGGTTCTCCCTGGAGAGATTTGCCTTCAGAATATGGAGGATGGAAAAATACACATAAAAGATTTTGCAGATGGAGAGACAAAAGGATATGGGAGGCTTTATTGGAGATATTTGTGAAAGAACCTGATATGGAATGGTTAATGATAGACGCAAGTCATAGTAAAGTGCATCCACATGCTTCAGGTGCAAAAGGCGGCAATCAAGATATGAGTCGTACAAAAGGGGGCT TCAATACAAAGATTCACCTTGCCGTGGATTCACATGGTATGCCACTCAAAGTTATTATCACAAAAGGCTCAGAAGCTGATTGCAAGCAGGCTGTTAATCTTATTGAAGAGATGAAAGCTGAGTACTTACTAGCCGACAGAGGGTACGATGCTAATTACATAATTGACCATGCCCAAGAATTGGGCATGAGAGTTGTTATTCCTCCTAAAAAGAACAGAATCACCCAGAGAAAATACAATAAAGATTTATATAAAATAAGGCATATTGTAGAAAACACCTTTCTTCATCTTAAAAGATGGAGGGGAATTGCAACCAGATATGCTAAAAATTCAGCTTCTTTCCTTGCCGCAATTCAGATTAGATGCTTATCTCTTTGGCTTAAAATCTCATGA
- a CDS encoding transposase, translated as MINKVAITPANVTDAKGVAHVLPNSGAVYADKGYCVAPAKNAAKSRGIHFCAIKKNNMKQKNFDLDRYYTSIRAPFERVFSQDNKRLRYIGIAKNQFAEFMNAICFNLKRLTVLTA; from the coding sequence ATGATCAACAAGGTTGCTATAACGCCTGCTAATGTTACCGATGCAAAGGGAGTTGCGCATGTTTTACCAAATAGTGGAGCAGTTTATGCTGACAAAGGGTATTGTGTTGCACCAGCAAAGAATGCAGCTAAAAGCAGAGGTATTCATTTTTGCGCCATCAAGAAAAACAATATGAAGCAAAAGAATTTTGACCTTGATCGATACTATACTTCCATAAGGGCTCCGTTTGAGAGGGTGTTTTCTCAAGATAATAAACGATTGCGATACATAGGAATTGCCAAAAATCAGTTTGCTGAATTTATGAATGCTATCTGCTTTAATTTAAAACGTTTAACGGTTCTTACTGCCTAA
- a CDS encoding transposase, whose amino-acid sequence MKKFDRGKELILTGSVARWNKERYSGVDYRIKKRKMSSAHQIIMVCLDQLVGSEHQYRKFKELFNFGAAEQELKGIESPANYKGYGVLRLFKCLLLQFMEDLSDRELERYLSDSVAAKWFCDFDLTEATPDYSVFSRIRSKIGTNLLSKIFAIFRDQLKSQGYMSEVFTFVDASHLISKANLWEERDEARKQKYEKLNNEVLPKVAHDKQAKIGCKGGSKFWYGYKKNM is encoded by the coding sequence GTGAAAAAGTTTGACAGGGGAAAGGAATTGATATTGACTGGGAGTGTTGCAAGATGGAATAAAGAAAGGTATAGTGGAGTGGATTACAGAATAAAGAAGAGAAAAATGTCATCAGCGCATCAAATAATAATGGTATGTTTGGATCAATTGGTTGGTAGTGAGCATCAATATCGCAAATTTAAGGAGCTGTTTAATTTTGGGGCAGCAGAGCAAGAGCTGAAGGGAATTGAATCTCCTGCTAATTATAAGGGATATGGTGTTTTACGTTTATTTAAATGCTTGTTGTTACAGTTTATGGAAGATTTGTCAGATCGTGAACTAGAAAGATATTTGAGTGACAGTGTTGCAGCCAAGTGGTTTTGTGATTTTGATTTAACCGAAGCCACACCTGATTATAGCGTTTTTAGTAGAATCCGCTCAAAGATAGGAACAAATTTGTTATCAAAAATCTTTGCCATTTTTAGAGATCAACTAAAATCTCAAGGATATATGAGCGAGGTATTTACTTTTGTTGATGCAAGTCACTTGATCTCCAAAGCTAATTTATGGGAAGAGCGGGATGAAGCCAGAAAACAAAAATATGAAAAACTTAACAACGAAGTCTTGCCTAAAGTCGCACATGATAAACAAGCCAAAATAGGGTGCAAGGGTGGTAGTAAATTTTGGTATGGCTATAAGAAAAACATGTAA
- a CDS encoding ATP-binding protein, whose amino-acid sequence MKRENFLQMISDGFLVNPIVAILGPRQSGKTTLTRQYINTIKTEKPIHYFDLEDPNDLAALKSPKAVLENLKGLIVIDEVQRVKELFPVLRVLVDVVNLKQQYLILGSASQELIKQSSETLAGRIEYIELPPFQYCEVKNLEKLWIRGGFPRSFLSVNDSSSYRWRESYIRTFLERDIPNLGIKIPAENIRRFWMMLANNHGGILNASDIGKSLSISHTTVRHYLDILVATFMVRQLYPWFENISKRQIKSPKIYVRDSGILHNLLQIRTNRDLFNHLKLGASWEGFALEELIKHHNFRSQDCYFWSTQNKAEIDLFTINHGKRIAYEFKFTDSPKITPSMRIAIEDLKLDELYVLCPGNKKYQIEDKIIFCGLEKYLESY is encoded by the coding sequence ATGAAGCGTGAAAACTTTCTACAGATGATCTCGGATGGATTTTTGGTCAATCCAATTGTAGCTATTTTAGGCCCAAGGCAGTCTGGAAAAACCACTCTAACACGGCAATACATAAATACAATTAAAACAGAAAAGCCAATACATTATTTTGATTTAGAAGACCCAAATGACTTGGCTGCATTAAAATCTCCTAAAGCTGTATTAGAAAATCTAAAAGGATTAATAGTGATTGACGAAGTACAGAGAGTAAAAGAATTGTTTCCTGTTCTTAGAGTTCTTGTAGACGTCGTCAATTTAAAACAGCAATATCTAATATTAGGTAGTGCGTCTCAAGAATTAATTAAGCAATCATCTGAAACCTTAGCAGGACGAATTGAATACATTGAACTACCACCGTTTCAGTATTGTGAGGTTAAAAATTTAGAAAAGTTATGGATTCGTGGTGGTTTTCCGAGGTCATTTTTATCCGTAAATGATAGCAGTAGTTATCGTTGGAGAGAAAGCTATATAAGAACTTTTTTAGAAAGAGATATTCCTAATCTAGGTATAAAAATACCAGCGGAGAACATAAGAAGATTCTGGATGATGCTTGCTAATAACCATGGGGGTATTTTAAACGCCTCTGATATAGGTAAATCACTATCTATATCTCATACTACCGTACGACATTATCTAGATATATTGGTGGCAACTTTTATGGTTAGGCAGCTTTATCCATGGTTTGAGAATATTAGTAAAAGGCAGATTAAATCACCTAAGATTTATGTTAGAGATTCTGGTATACTACATAACCTGCTTCAAATTAGAACTAATCGTGATTTATTCAATCATTTAAAATTAGGTGCTTCTTGGGAAGGATTTGCGTTAGAAGAGCTTATCAAGCATCATAACTTTAGGTCTCAAGATTGTTACTTTTGGTCGACACAGAATAAAGCAGAAATAGATTTGTTCACTATAAATCATGGGAAAAGAATAGCATATGAATTCAAATTCACAGATTCTCCAAAAATTACACCATCAATGCGAATAGCGATAGAAGATCTTAAATTAGATGAGCTCTATGTGCTATGTCCAGGGAATAAAAAATATCAGATAGAAGATAAAATTATATTTTGTGGACTTGAAAAATATCTTGAATCTTATTAA